From the genome of Marixanthomonas ophiurae, one region includes:
- a CDS encoding FeoA family protein, producing MNTIATLKKGQRAIIKEFSVEHVPLKLLEMGCLPGNEVALVQSAPFQDPMYLNINGSHLAIRKETAALIEIELL from the coding sequence ATGAACACAATCGCCACACTTAAAAAAGGGCAACGGGCTATCATTAAAGAGTTTTCGGTAGAACACGTCCCTTTGAAATTGCTCGAAATGGGCTGCTTGCCCGGCAATGAAGTGGCATTGGTACAATCAGCTCCTTTTCAAGACCCAATGTATCTCAACATTAATGGAAGCCATTTAGCTATTAGGAAAGAAACTGCTGCACTTATTGAAATTGAATTATTGTAA
- the feoB gene encoding ferrous iron transport protein B translates to MARQINVALIGNPNTGKTSVFNRLTGLNQKVGNYPGITVEKKQGLCKLDRGLKAHIIDLPGTYSLNASSVDENVVIELLLNKNDKDFPDVAVVVADIENLKRNLLLFTQIKDLGIPAVLAINMADRMKRKAISLDIDALEQKLETKIALVSSRKNEGFDNLKELITNYSLLSTKPCLNASRIAPEYFERLRKAFPNQELYKLWLVITQDVNFGTLTRNELKGVTGFQTESKSNLKRLQQKETIVRYQFINGVLKDTLTVDTANAKDFRSRMDRILTHKVWGYVIFFAILMLIFQAIFDWSSYPMDFIDNTFASFSEWIKNSLPPGDFTNLIAEGIIPGIGGIVIFIPQIAFLFLFISILEETGYMSRVVFLMDRIMRRFGLSGKSVVPLVSGTACAIPAIMATRNIENWKERLITILVTPFTTCSARLPVYLIIIALVIPDERVLGIFSLQGITLMIMYLIGFGAAIGSAWLLDKFLKIPGRSFFVIEMPNYKIPLPKNVLITVVEKTKSFVLGAGKIILAISIILWVLASYGPGDFNNAEEIVTAESSGQNLTQEEIDTKIASFKLENSYIGMMGKGIEPAVRPLGYDWKIGIAIVSSFAAREVFVGTLATIYSVGSEEEETIKNRMAAETNPVLGTPLFNFASGVSLLLFYAFAMQCMSTLAIVKRETNSWKWPTYQLFIMSGIAYVLALAAYQLLK, encoded by the coding sequence ATGGCTAGGCAAATTAATGTAGCACTTATTGGAAACCCGAATACAGGGAAAACCTCTGTTTTTAATCGCTTAACAGGGTTAAATCAAAAAGTAGGGAATTATCCAGGAATCACTGTTGAAAAAAAACAAGGGCTTTGTAAATTGGATCGTGGCTTAAAAGCTCATATTATTGATCTTCCTGGAACTTATAGTTTAAATGCTTCTTCAGTTGACGAAAATGTAGTGATTGAGTTACTGCTCAACAAAAATGACAAAGATTTTCCAGATGTAGCAGTGGTCGTAGCCGATATAGAAAACTTAAAAAGAAACCTTCTACTCTTTACCCAAATAAAAGATTTAGGTATTCCTGCCGTTCTTGCCATTAATATGGCCGATAGAATGAAGCGCAAGGCCATTTCTCTAGACATTGATGCGCTTGAACAAAAACTAGAAACCAAAATTGCCCTAGTAAGTTCTCGTAAAAATGAAGGGTTTGACAACCTTAAAGAGCTTATTACAAATTACAGCCTGCTTTCTACTAAGCCGTGTTTAAATGCCTCCAGAATTGCACCTGAATATTTTGAAAGACTACGGAAAGCGTTCCCTAATCAAGAGTTATATAAACTTTGGTTGGTCATTACGCAAGATGTTAACTTCGGAACATTAACAAGGAATGAACTAAAAGGGGTTACTGGTTTTCAAACCGAATCGAAAAGCAACCTGAAACGGCTTCAGCAAAAAGAAACCATTGTCCGTTATCAGTTTATAAATGGTGTGTTAAAAGACACCCTGACTGTTGATACGGCAAATGCGAAAGACTTTAGAAGCCGAATGGATCGCATCCTTACTCATAAAGTGTGGGGTTATGTTATCTTTTTCGCCATTCTCATGCTTATTTTTCAAGCTATCTTTGATTGGAGTAGTTACCCAATGGATTTTATTGATAATACTTTTGCCTCCTTCAGTGAATGGATAAAAAATTCGCTTCCACCAGGTGATTTTACCAATTTAATAGCTGAAGGAATCATTCCAGGAATAGGCGGTATCGTGATTTTTATTCCACAAATTGCCTTTCTATTCCTCTTTATTTCCATTTTAGAAGAAACTGGCTATATGAGCCGTGTCGTCTTTTTAATGGATCGAATTATGCGCCGTTTTGGATTGAGTGGTAAGAGTGTCGTTCCGTTAGTTTCGGGTACTGCATGTGCTATTCCGGCGATTATGGCCACCCGAAACATTGAAAATTGGAAAGAACGATTAATCACTATTTTAGTTACGCCTTTTACCACCTGTTCAGCTCGGTTACCGGTATACCTAATTATAATTGCTTTGGTAATTCCCGACGAACGTGTTTTAGGCATATTCAGCCTACAAGGAATCACCTTAATGATTATGTACTTAATAGGCTTTGGCGCTGCAATTGGCTCGGCTTGGTTATTAGATAAATTTTTGAAAATACCAGGGCGTTCATTTTTTGTTATTGAAATGCCCAATTATAAAATTCCGCTACCTAAAAACGTATTGATTACTGTAGTTGAAAAGACAAAGTCCTTTGTTTTAGGTGCTGGTAAAATTATTTTAGCAATTTCTATTATATTATGGGTATTAGCTTCCTATGGACCTGGAGATTTTAATAATGCTGAAGAAATTGTAACTGCTGAGAGTAGTGGGCAAAATCTTACTCAAGAAGAGATAGACACTAAAATAGCTTCCTTTAAGTTAGAGAATTCTTATATTGGTATGATGGGTAAAGGCATTGAACCTGCCGTACGACCATTAGGATATGACTGGAAAATAGGAATCGCAATTGTAAGTTCGTTCGCCGCACGTGAAGTTTTTGTAGGTACACTTGCCACTATTTATAGTGTGGGTAGTGAAGAAGAAGAAACTATTAAAAATCGTATGGCAGCCGAAACAAATCCTGTTTTAGGCACTCCGTTATTCAATTTTGCGAGTGGTGTTTCGTTATTGCTATTTTATGCTTTCGCTATGCAATGTATGAGTACTCTGGCAATTGTAAAACGGGAAACAAACAGTTGGAAATGGCCTACTTACCAATTATTTATCATGAGCGGTATTGCTTATGTATTAGCGTTGGCGGCCTATCAACTATTAAAATAA
- a CDS encoding ATP synthase subunit B family protein, with protein sequence MQTILVLITFLIAAGYLLKKFVWSPLTEKRRQTTTGTFDGGNTKCGKNDCGCH encoded by the coding sequence ATGCAGACGATATTGGTACTTATAACTTTTTTAATCGCAGCAGGCTATTTGCTGAAGAAATTTGTATGGAGCCCTCTAACTGAAAAAAGAAGGCAAACCACTACAGGAACTTTTGATGGAGGCAACACTAAGTGTGGTAAAAATGATTGTGGTTGTCACTAA
- a CDS encoding ZIP family metal transporter, whose product MESIIEYFQSIDPILAALYATLFTWGLTALGAALVFFFKNMNRTVLDGMLGFTGGVMVAASFWSLLAPGIEMSPGEGFVKVIPAAVGFLLGALFLFGLDKVLPHLHINFKESEKEGIKTPWHKTTLLTLAITLHNIPEGLAVGVLFGGVAAGFDGATIGGAVALAMGIGLQNFPEGIAVSMPLRGMGMSRRKSFMYGQASAIVEPIAAVLGAWAVLTFQPILPYALAFAAGAMIFVVIEEVVPETQRAGNADIATLGFIGGFIIMMTLDVGLG is encoded by the coding sequence ATGGAATCAATAATAGAATATTTTCAATCGATAGATCCCATTTTAGCGGCTTTATACGCTACTTTGTTTACTTGGGGCTTAACAGCACTAGGAGCCGCTTTGGTGTTCTTTTTTAAGAATATGAACCGTACTGTTTTAGATGGAATGTTAGGGTTTACAGGTGGTGTTATGGTAGCAGCAAGTTTTTGGAGTTTATTAGCGCCAGGTATTGAAATGAGCCCTGGCGAAGGGTTTGTAAAAGTGATACCCGCGGCGGTAGGATTTTTATTAGGAGCTTTATTTTTGTTTGGCTTGGACAAAGTATTACCACACTTACACATAAACTTTAAAGAGTCCGAAAAGGAAGGAATAAAAACACCTTGGCATAAAACGACCTTGTTGACTTTGGCTATTACCTTACACAACATTCCTGAAGGATTGGCTGTAGGTGTGTTATTTGGAGGAGTCGCTGCTGGGTTTGATGGCGCTACTATTGGGGGTGCTGTTGCACTTGCAATGGGTATTGGTTTGCAAAATTTCCCTGAAGGCATTGCTGTTTCCATGCCACTACGCGGAATGGGCATGAGTAGAAGGAAAAGTTTTATGTACGGACAAGCTTCTGCTATTGTAGAGCCTATCGCAGCTGTTCTTGGAGCCTGGGCAGTATTAACGTTTCAACCTATTTTACCATATGCATTGGCTTTTGCAGCAGGTGCAATGATTTTTGTGGTTATTGAAGAGGTAGTGCCTGAAACACAACGAGCTGGTAATGCAGATATCGCAACACTCGGTTTTATTGGAGGTTTTATAATAATGATGACACTAGACGTTGGACTTGGGTAA
- a CDS encoding metal-dependent transcriptional regulator: MKYSLSEENYLKAIYHLEKIAATGVATNAIAEQMETKPSSVTDMVKRLSEKELVNYIKYQGVTLTEKGKKTALTIIRKHRLWEVFLVDKLNFHWDQVHEIAEQLEHIHSEELISRLDKFLGEPDFDPHGDPIPDKDGNIKRTEKKLLSDLKKNQGGVCVGVKESSPEFLQYLDKKKITIGTKIHVLGKEFFDGSMVIQVGKDQSFISKKTAENLYVQTN; the protein is encoded by the coding sequence ATGAAATACAGTCTTTCTGAAGAAAATTATTTAAAAGCGATTTATCATTTAGAGAAAATCGCTGCAACTGGAGTTGCTACTAACGCTATTGCCGAGCAAATGGAGACTAAACCATCTTCGGTAACCGATATGGTTAAAAGGCTTTCGGAAAAGGAATTAGTGAACTATATAAAGTATCAAGGGGTTACGCTAACTGAAAAAGGAAAAAAAACAGCTTTAACCATCATTCGGAAACACCGTCTGTGGGAAGTTTTTTTAGTTGATAAACTGAATTTTCATTGGGATCAAGTCCACGAAATTGCTGAACAATTAGAGCATATTCATTCTGAAGAACTAATTTCTAGACTTGATAAATTTTTAGGAGAACCAGATTTTGACCCACACGGAGACCCTATTCCTGATAAAGATGGAAATATAAAACGTACTGAGAAAAAGCTTTTATCAGATTTAAAGAAAAACCAAGGTGGAGTTTGTGTAGGAGTGAAAGAATCAAGTCCTGAGTTTCTTCAGTATTTAGATAAAAAGAAAATTACGATAGGTACTAAAATTCACGTTTTAGGAAAAGAATTTTTCGATGGTTCTATGGTTATTCAGGTAGGCAAAGACCAATCTTTTATATCGAAAAAAACGGCTGAAAATTTATATGTACAAACCAATTAA
- a CDS encoding TonB-dependent receptor, translated as MKIIWFFVIILIPLLSLSQTATLKGTINTGNEPLSFATIQLKGPETRGVNAEEDGTYSIKLKKGSYQINISSVGYKTFSKQIYISEGINEMSFTLKEDLLGLEQIVVSATRNRVNRKKAPVVVSTLNPKLLKATQSLSLADGLNYAPGVRVETNCQNCGFTQVRLNGLDGGYTQILVNSRAIFTSLLGVYGLEQIPTNTIERVEVVRSGGSALFGSNAIAGTVNVITKDPVLNTWEIGSSLSLINGEQPDRVVSFNTSVVADNLNSGITLFGNYRSRDAYDANDDGFTEITKLTNNTVGAKAFIKPTDRSRVTLNLTAIREFRRGGNKLDLAPQFTDITEQLDHDTFTGGAEYELNSKDYTNKYSIYTSASYTQRDSYYGGLGGGRTKQDSILANNAFGNTTDLAIVNGLQHTKTFKNDDVLTSGAEYNFSTTEDIIAGYNRLIDQSVASVGVYSQYEWKPTDAFTALLGARFDNVSVDGTYRVNTIERNVNLSQSSLSPRLTIAYEFTDDLKFRGGYARGFRAPQAFNEDLHISSVGGEPQFVILSENLKTEYSNAYTASLNYSKDFNKVQTDFLLEGFYTDLKNPFTIVSTGTLCLMVLL; from the coding sequence ATGAAAATTATATGGTTTTTTGTAATCATTCTTATTCCTTTATTGAGTCTCTCACAAACTGCAACTTTAAAAGGAACTATTAATACTGGAAATGAACCGCTCTCATTTGCAACTATTCAATTAAAAGGTCCGGAAACAAGAGGAGTCAATGCAGAGGAAGATGGAACGTATTCCATAAAACTTAAGAAGGGCTCTTATCAAATAAATATTTCATCAGTTGGATATAAAACCTTTTCTAAACAGATTTATATTTCAGAAGGTATCAATGAAATGTCTTTTACCCTCAAAGAAGATCTTCTAGGTTTAGAACAAATTGTAGTAAGTGCCACTCGAAATAGAGTAAACCGCAAGAAAGCCCCAGTTGTGGTATCTACGTTGAACCCTAAATTATTAAAAGCTACCCAATCTTTATCACTGGCCGATGGTTTAAATTACGCACCAGGTGTACGCGTTGAGACCAACTGCCAAAATTGTGGATTTACTCAGGTTCGCCTTAACGGACTCGATGGCGGTTATACTCAAATATTGGTAAACAGCCGTGCTATATTTACATCGCTTTTGGGTGTTTATGGTTTAGAGCAAATACCGACAAACACAATAGAGCGCGTAGAAGTGGTTAGGAGTGGCGGTTCCGCTTTATTTGGATCGAATGCGATTGCTGGAACCGTAAATGTTATTACAAAAGACCCGGTTTTAAACACTTGGGAAATTGGGAGTTCCCTCTCGCTCATCAATGGTGAACAACCCGATCGCGTCGTGAGTTTTAATACTTCGGTAGTGGCAGACAATTTAAATAGTGGTATTACCCTCTTTGGGAATTATAGAAGCCGAGATGCTTATGATGCCAATGACGATGGTTTTACCGAAATTACGAAACTCACCAATAACACTGTAGGAGCCAAAGCGTTTATAAAACCTACAGACAGAAGTAGAGTAACTTTAAATTTAACGGCCATCAGGGAGTTTAGGAGAGGTGGAAATAAATTAGACCTCGCCCCTCAATTTACTGACATTACCGAGCAATTAGACCACGATACTTTTACAGGTGGTGCTGAATATGAACTTAATAGTAAAGACTACACCAATAAATATTCAATATATACCTCTGCATCCTACACCCAACGCGATAGTTATTATGGTGGTTTAGGCGGTGGAAGAACCAAGCAGGATAGTATTTTAGCCAATAATGCCTTCGGAAATACTACCGATTTGGCGATTGTTAACGGACTTCAACATACCAAAACTTTTAAAAATGACGATGTATTAACCTCGGGAGCCGAATATAATTTTAGCACTACCGAAGATATTATCGCAGGATATAATCGGTTAATCGATCAATCGGTTGCTAGTGTGGGGGTTTACAGTCAATACGAATGGAAACCTACCGATGCATTTACGGCTTTATTGGGAGCCAGATTTGACAATGTATCCGTAGATGGAACGTATCGAGTTAACACCATAGAACGAAATGTAAACCTCAGCCAATCCTCATTAAGCCCGCGATTAACCATAGCCTATGAATTTACAGATGATTTAAAATTTAGAGGAGGGTATGCACGAGGATTCCGGGCGCCTCAAGCTTTTAATGAAGATTTGCACATTTCATCGGTTGGTGGTGAGCCCCAATTTGTCATTCTTTCTGAAAACCTAAAAACCGAATATTCCAATGCCTATACAGCATCTTTAAATTATTCAAAAGACTTCAACAAAGTGCAAACCGATTTTTTACTGGAAGGATTTTATACAGATTTAAAAAACCCTTTTACCATTGTAAGCACGGGAACCCTTTGCCTAATGGTTCTATTGTAG
- a CDS encoding porin family protein — protein MPNGSIVEEVRNGSGAEVFGTNFEVGLSPSKKWQFQLGGTVQKSKYKEPQLLFESDGTAGENDIIIDEFVRNPNVYGYANLSWLPSEVFSVYLTGNYTGAMTVPRVISNTGFLKLNDVNPFLDMNIKFDTHIDFSEDFQTTFSAGVKNIFNSYQDDFDKGPTRDSDYIYGPNAPRTFFIGITFGKLH, from the coding sequence TTGCCTAATGGTTCTATTGTAGAAGAAGTACGAAATGGATCGGGAGCTGAAGTATTTGGAACCAATTTTGAAGTAGGGCTTTCGCCTTCAAAAAAGTGGCAATTTCAATTAGGAGGGACCGTTCAGAAATCAAAATACAAAGAACCTCAACTTTTATTTGAAAGTGACGGTACTGCAGGGGAAAATGATATTATAATTGATGAGTTTGTACGGAATCCAAATGTGTATGGTTATGCGAACTTATCGTGGCTTCCTTCCGAAGTTTTTAGCGTATACCTTACTGGAAATTACACTGGGGCCATGACGGTGCCACGTGTAATAAGTAATACTGGATTTTTAAAATTGAATGACGTAAATCCTTTTCTTGATATGAATATCAAGTTTGACACCCATATAGATTTTTCTGAAGATTTTCAGACCACCTTTTCGGCTGGAGTAAAAAACATTTTTAACAGCTATCAAGATGACTTTGATAAAGGTCCTACCCGAGATTCAGATTACATCTATGGTCCCAACGCGCCTCGAACTTTTTTTATAGGTATCACTTTCGGAAAATTACATTAA
- a CDS encoding thioredoxin family protein, with the protein MKQSLFLITLLVLLFSSEEIKAQKTEAINWVTFEQLNDSLSVKPKKVVLFFYADWCVYCKKMEQAAFKKPEIIQKINSGFYAVKFNTETTQAVVFDGVIFNNTEAKTKRNPVHDIATLFASREEVPFSLPATIFLDKDFAVTHRVFEYISPKKMMELLNN; encoded by the coding sequence ATGAAACAGTCATTATTTTTAATAACGCTATTGGTTTTACTATTTTCTTCTGAAGAAATTAAAGCTCAAAAAACAGAAGCTATCAACTGGGTTACGTTCGAGCAATTAAACGATTCTCTTTCGGTTAAACCCAAAAAAGTGGTGTTGTTTTTCTATGCAGATTGGTGTGTGTATTGTAAAAAAATGGAGCAAGCAGCTTTTAAAAAGCCAGAAATAATTCAGAAAATAAATAGTGGTTTTTATGCAGTAAAATTTAATACTGAAACAACCCAAGCGGTTGTTTTTGACGGAGTGATTTTTAATAATACGGAAGCTAAAACCAAGCGAAATCCCGTTCACGACATCGCAACCCTTTTTGCATCCCGAGAAGAAGTTCCTTTTTCACTACCCGCCACCATTTTTCTAGATAAAGATTTTGCAGTAACCCATCGGGTTTTTGAATATATAAGCCCTAAAAAGATGATGGAACTTCTTAATAATTGA
- a CDS encoding carboxypeptidase-like regulatory domain-containing protein, producing the protein MGKRIKKYFTTTLYYLILFVSGNSVYSQSVVSGTVTDTLQQPVAFANVFLKPNNSDAIIAFSTTQEDGTYKITTDKTGDFQLSFSSISYTTKTVPVSLQKDETKTVNAVLNEATFALDEVIINNDKAITVKEDTIIYNADSFKQGTEETVEDLLKNLPGVEVENDGTVKVGGKKVEKVMVEGDDLFEKGYKLLTKNLDASVVDKVEVYEKYSSNRLLKNIEESDKVALNLTLTKEAKNQLFGVVRPGYGLGYKNKYDSKANLISFREKSKYYLFANFNNIGENVTGDIDQLLGEGQQNSFVTNNDGGEAVSFINLFRKPNDIGDARTNFNNAEMGSLTNIQNLSDKVKLKTIGFFNWDERDFFKNKTENYFLPTGDFTNTENYSLRGKQFTGFGKTTLTYDISKTKSFEYSGDYNSTDLDTGSNLLFNNSPSNERLNEYQFSTHQNLTYTHKFKKNQVFLLTGMYLFDRKPQDYTNNRFLFDGLFMPEETVDGVFQDSEHSLHSAKVEASLFNRKDNGDLFKLDAGLDYQDNQYKSSFQLENDENTQHINPTGFQNSLTYQLFSGYVRSSYRREFGNFALTGNLELRQHINSLKNREGSQNKSPFFINPEIILDWQPNDKNKLISSFKFEQENPSLPNINDDFVLKRYNYFSKGVATLEPLKTSTFLVNYTLGHYLSTFFSNTTFYYKKYHDYFASNSVITPNFTTRELVRLEDRDLLNIQTEGNIYFAALNSNLKLKGGFSTQKYQNSVNKNFRDVELQTYTYGMEVRSAFSGPFNFHIGTEWFESVFKTTQKSTSFTGKQTNMTNKSFLDLIYKPFKKLNISANGERYFFDNLDSDNNTYYFMDMEAKYTVLKNKLSFSVEGKNLFNIKNFNNINIDDTGIISTQYRLLPRFVLLKMRVRF; encoded by the coding sequence GTGGGAAAAAGAATAAAGAAATACTTTACAACAACTTTATATTACCTAATACTTTTTGTATCGGGCAATAGTGTTTATTCGCAAAGCGTGGTAAGCGGCACCGTGACCGACACTTTACAACAGCCAGTTGCCTTTGCCAATGTTTTTTTAAAACCTAACAACAGTGATGCCATCATTGCCTTTTCCACCACTCAAGAAGATGGCACCTATAAAATAACAACCGATAAAACTGGAGATTTTCAACTTAGTTTCAGCTCTATATCCTATACAACCAAAACTGTTCCTGTTAGTTTGCAAAAAGACGAAACCAAAACAGTCAATGCGGTTTTAAACGAAGCCACTTTTGCGCTGGACGAGGTAATCATTAATAACGACAAAGCCATAACAGTAAAAGAGGATACGATTATTTATAATGCCGATTCGTTTAAACAAGGCACCGAGGAAACCGTGGAAGATTTGTTAAAAAACCTACCGGGTGTCGAGGTGGAAAACGATGGCACCGTAAAAGTGGGTGGCAAAAAAGTGGAAAAAGTAATGGTGGAAGGCGACGATCTTTTTGAAAAAGGCTATAAGCTACTAACCAAAAACTTAGACGCCTCGGTGGTGGACAAAGTTGAAGTATATGAAAAATATTCCAGCAACCGCTTGCTTAAAAACATTGAAGAAAGCGATAAAGTAGCCCTCAACCTAACCTTGACCAAAGAGGCAAAAAACCAATTGTTTGGGGTAGTACGACCGGGATACGGATTAGGGTATAAAAATAAATACGATAGCAAGGCAAACTTGATTTCGTTTCGGGAAAAAAGCAAGTACTATTTGTTTGCCAATTTCAATAACATAGGCGAAAATGTTACCGGTGACATCGATCAACTATTGGGCGAAGGGCAACAAAATAGTTTTGTAACGAACAATGACGGTGGCGAAGCAGTTTCATTTATAAATCTCTTTAGGAAACCCAACGATATTGGCGATGCCCGTACCAACTTTAACAATGCCGAAATGGGTTCGCTCACTAATATCCAAAACCTTAGCGATAAGGTTAAACTGAAAACAATCGGGTTTTTCAATTGGGATGAGCGTGATTTTTTCAAAAATAAAACGGAAAATTATTTTTTGCCTACGGGTGATTTTACCAATACCGAAAATTATAGTCTGCGCGGCAAACAGTTTACAGGATTTGGAAAAACGACTTTAACCTACGATATTTCCAAAACAAAATCATTTGAATATTCTGGTGATTACAACAGCACCGACTTGGATACGGGTTCCAATTTATTGTTTAATAATTCCCCATCCAACGAACGCTTGAACGAGTATCAATTTTCAACCCACCAAAATCTAACATATACCCATAAGTTTAAAAAGAACCAGGTTTTTTTATTGACCGGGATGTATCTTTTTGATAGAAAACCACAAGATTATACCAATAACCGCTTTTTATTTGATGGGTTGTTTATGCCTGAAGAAACAGTTGATGGCGTTTTTCAGGATAGCGAACACAGTTTGCATTCGGCCAAGGTAGAAGCGAGCCTTTTTAACCGGAAAGACAATGGCGATTTGTTTAAGTTGGATGCTGGGCTTGATTACCAGGACAACCAATATAAATCCAGTTTTCAATTAGAAAACGATGAAAATACGCAACACATAAATCCCACTGGTTTTCAAAATAGTTTGACCTATCAATTGTTCAGCGGGTATGTACGTTCCAGTTACCGTCGTGAATTTGGAAATTTTGCCCTTACGGGAAATCTTGAACTGCGGCAACATATTAATTCATTAAAAAACCGGGAAGGATCTCAAAATAAAAGCCCCTTTTTTATAAACCCTGAAATCATTTTAGACTGGCAACCCAATGACAAAAATAAACTCATTTCTTCTTTCAAGTTTGAACAAGAAAACCCAAGCCTCCCAAACATAAACGATGACTTTGTTTTAAAACGCTATAATTACTTTTCAAAAGGAGTTGCCACCTTAGAGCCTTTAAAAACTTCTACGTTTTTAGTAAATTACACGCTTGGTCATTACTTGAGTACGTTTTTTTCGAACACTACTTTTTATTATAAAAAATACCACGATTATTTTGCATCCAACTCGGTGATTACACCCAATTTTACAACCAGAGAGTTGGTGCGGCTGGAAGACAGAGATCTACTGAATATTCAAACGGAAGGAAATATTTACTTTGCAGCCCTTAATTCAAATTTGAAATTAAAAGGCGGATTTTCAACACAGAAATATCAAAACAGTGTAAATAAAAATTTTAGAGATGTAGAACTTCAAACCTATACCTACGGAATGGAAGTCCGATCTGCTTTTTCAGGTCCGTTTAATTTTCACATTGGGACTGAATGGTTTGAAAGTGTCTTTAAAACAACCCAAAAATCTACATCATTCACAGGCAAGCAAACAAACATGACCAACAAAAGTTTTTTGGATTTGATTTATAAACCATTTAAAAAACTGAATATTTCAGCAAATGGTGAACGTTACTTTTTTGATAACTTAGACAGCGATAACAACACCTATTATTTTATGGATATGGAAGCAAAATATACTGTCCTTAAAAATAAATTATCATTTTCTGTGGAAGGAAAAAACCTCTTCAATATCAAAAACTTCAATAACATAAACATTGACGATACAGGAATCATTAGTACACAGTATCGCTTGTTACCACGATTTGTTTTACTAAAAATGAGGGTTAGGTTTTAA
- a CDS encoding GLPGLI family protein: protein MKYLFILFFSSSILMAQNGKITYTSAINLNGSRFKETKKDLLFNKMASLYQKQPKSRAKTKKNSVTEKQTSSTNKEVNIYISVNNDSIGNQYYYNLKDKTFLCRGSVTENLKLKFYIYEDKGAAKILWKLQNDFKTISGYNCQKATGNFRGRSYEAWFTPEIPLPYGPWKLVGLPGLILEVYDLNKQVYFSADEISIPFKENTNLLKAPNNGKKIGHREFIKKRTERTDKISKAILSRMPQGSKTVINKIEINAIEMEFEWEKE, encoded by the coding sequence ATGAAATATTTATTTATTCTTTTTTTTTCCTCTTCTATATTGATGGCCCAAAATGGAAAAATAACCTATACATCTGCCATTAATTTAAATGGCTCACGCTTTAAAGAAACAAAAAAAGATCTGTTGTTTAATAAAATGGCTTCTTTATACCAAAAGCAGCCAAAAAGTAGAGCGAAGACTAAAAAAAATAGCGTAACGGAAAAACAGACATCAAGTACAAATAAAGAAGTTAACATATATATAAGCGTTAATAATGATTCGATAGGGAATCAGTATTATTATAACTTAAAAGACAAAACCTTTCTTTGCAGAGGGTCTGTAACAGAGAATCTTAAGTTGAAATTTTACATTTATGAGGACAAGGGAGCTGCTAAAATACTGTGGAAACTGCAAAATGACTTTAAAACCATTTCGGGATACAATTGCCAAAAAGCAACTGGTAATTTTAGGGGACGTAGTTATGAAGCTTGGTTTACTCCCGAAATTCCATTACCGTATGGCCCCTGGAAACTTGTTGGATTACCAGGTTTAATTTTAGAAGTGTACGATTTAAATAAACAAGTTTACTTTTCAGCAGATGAAATTAGTATTCCATTTAAAGAAAACACTAATTTACTAAAAGCTCCTAATAATGGTAAAAAAATTGGTCATAGAGAATTTATTAAAAAAAGAACTGAGAGAACTGATAAAATTTCTAAAGCCATTCTATCGCGTATGCCACAGGGATCAAAAACTGTGATTAATAAAATAGAGATTAACGCTATAGAAATGGAGTTCGAGTGGGAAAAAGAATAA